Within Actinosynnema pretiosum, the genomic segment CGGGGGCGAGCAGCGCGATCACGGGCTCACTGAACACGGTGCCCGGCCTCCGGTGGCATGTCGGCACGGACGAAAAGGCCCGGCAACGCTTGTAGGTTCTCTACAAAGGCGTCCGGAACACGACCGGTCCACGGTCCGCTGCGTTGTGGAGGTCGGCCCAAAACACCCTTATCGGTCGGGGTGTCCTTGGTCACCCCGCGCTCGGGTCGGGGGTGTGGTAGCGGTCGGGCGCCCCGGTCACCACAGGCCGCGCGCGCGGGCCAGGCGGCCGACGGACAGCGCGATCCGCAGCACCAGCGCGTCCCTCGGGTCGTTGGCGTTGCGCCCGGTCAGCTCGGTGGCCCTGCGCAGCCGGTAGCGCACCGTGTTCGGGTGCACGAACAGCTTGCGGGCGCACGCCTCCAGCACGCCGCCGACCTCCAGGAACGTGTCCACGGTCTCCAGCAGCGCCCCGCCCGCCTCCTCCAGCGGCCGGGTGATCCGGTCCACCAGCTGCCACTCGGCCTCCGGGTCGCCCGCCAGCGCGCGCTCGGGCAGCAGGTCCAGCGAGCGCACCGGGCGCGGCGCGGCGGGCCAGCCCACCACGGCGCGCAGCCCGGACAGCGCGTCGGCGGCGCTGCGGTGCGCCTCGGCGATGCTCGGCATGGTCGGGCCCGCGACGACCGCCCCGTCGCCGAAGGCCTGCGCCATGCGCCCGAGCACGTCGTCGGCCTCGGTGTCCCCGCCCAGCACCAGGACCAGGCGGGAGCCCTGCACGCTCAGCAGCACCTGCCTGCCGCTGCGCGCGGCCCGGCTGCGCACCTCGTAGATCACCTGCTGCGGGTCGTCGGACGGCGGGTTGCCGACCAGCACGGTCGCCGGGGCGCCCGGCTCCCAGCCGAGCGCGCTGGCCCGCGACAGCAGCGACTCCTCGGCGTCGCCGCGCACCACCCCGTCCACGACCAGCGCCTCCAGCCGGGCGTCCCACGCGCCGCGCGCCTCGGCGGCGGCGGCGTACGAGGTGGCGGCGGAGAACGCGATCTCCCGCCCGTAGCGCAGCACCGCGCCGGTCAGGTGGGCGTGCTCGGCGTCGTCGGCGGCCAGCACCGGGAGGCGCTGCTCGAACAGCTCCAGCGCGATCCGCACCAGCTCCACGGTCTGGCGCAGGCTCACCCAGCGGGAGATGTCCTTGGGGGCGGAGCGGAACGCCTCGGCGGTGAGCCGGACGGCGGGCTGCTGGTCCTGGAGCCAGGAGACGAAGCCTGCGACGCCGTTCTGGATCAGCAGGAGCACGCTCGCGCGCTGGTCGGCGGGCATCCGCCGGAACCACGGCAGCCTGCGCTCCATCTCCGCGACGGTGGAGGAGGCGAGGTCGCCGGAGGCCCGTTCCAGGTTCCGCAGGGTGGCGGTCGACAGCGGTGGGCCTTCAGGGCGGGTCATGCGGACAGCGTAGGAGCCGGGGAGGGGCGGTCCGCGCCACCGCGGTGACGCGGGGTGGCGGGCGCCGGGGTGGCGTGGGGTGGCGGCCGGGCGCCCGGTGGTGGTCGGGGGTGGAATTCGCCTCGGCGCGCTCGCCGCCGGAATGAGCGCTCGCGTGGAATTGCCGAATGGCGCGGGTAATGGGAACGCCCGGCGCGTGCGACGCGCCGGGCGTTCCCCTCTCCCCGGTCCCCACCGGTGTCTCCACTCTGGACCGCAGCCGGGCAAAAAGCCACGTCAGTCACCCTTTCGTGGCACCGCTTCAGGTTGCCGGGTGAAAGGCGTCGCGAAACGATCGGCCACATCCGCAACTGCGAGGAGGCGTCATGGGCTCCGAAATCACCTCCGGGCTCGGGCAGGCGTGGGCGCTGGTCGCCACGTTCGTGCCCAAGCTCCTGGGGTTCCTGCTGGTGCTCGCCGTCGGCTGGTTCATCGCCAAAGCGCTCTCCAGGGGAGCGGGCTTCCTGCTGAGGCGGCTCGGCTTCGAGCGGCTCGTGGAGCGGGCCGGGATGCGGCGGGTGGTGGCGCAGTCGCCGATCGACGCGTCCGGGCTCATCGTGCGGCTGGTGTACTACTTCGTGCTGCTGATGTCGCTGCAGCTCGCGTTCAGCGTGTTCGGCGCCGAGAACGCGGTGAGCGCCCTGCTGACCGACGTGATCGCGTACCTGCCGCGCATCGTGGTGGCGCTGGTGCTGGTCCTGGTGGCGTCGGCGATCGGCCGGGCCCTGCGCACGATGATCACCGGCGCGATCGGCCCGCGCAGCTACACGAAGCTGCTCGGCGGGGCGGCGCAGGGCTTCATCGTGGCGCTGGGTGCGATCGCGGCGCTGAACCAGCTGGGCATCGCGGTGGCGGTGACCATGCCGGTGCTGATCGCGGTGCTGGCGACGGCGGCGGGCGTGATCATCGTCGGCGTCGGCGGCGGCCTGGTCCGCCCGATGCAGCAGCGCTGGGAGACGGCGCTGCAGCGGATGCAGCAGGAGACGGCGATCCTCACCCCGCAACCGCGCCAGTCCCAGGAGCAGCGGACCTCGCCCCAGGAGCGGGCGGGCCACGACCGGGCGGGCGCGGGCCAGTCGGGCGCGGGCCAGTCGGGCGCGATGACGTCGGGGGCCGCGCAGCAGGAGCCGGTGACGGCCGGGATCAGGCAACGCGGGGGAGCGGCCGACGCCCCGACCCCGCCGTCGGGCATCCCGAGGCCGGGCACGGAGAACATCTAGGCGGGAGCGGGCACGGCGAACGGCGAACGGCAAGGCGCGGAAGCGCTCGGCCAGGCGGCGGGAGCGGCTCGGGCCGGGCACCGCTGGGATCGGTCGGCTAGAGCGCTGGGCCGGGCAACGCTGGAGCGGCGCGCCGAAAGCGCGGGGCCGGGCAATGGCGGAGCCGGGCAATGGCGGAGCCGGGCAATGCTTGGGCCGCACACCGAGAGCGTCGGGCGGGGCAACGCTGGGATCGGGCGGCAGGAGCGCCTTGGGCCGGGCGGTGCTTCGACTGCGTGTCGAGAGCGCTGGCCCAGGTAGTGCTCAGGCCGGGCTGTGAGAGCGCTCCAGTCGGGCGGTGCTCGGGTCGCGCGCGGCGAGAGCGCTCGGGCCGGGCCGGTCGTGGAGGCCGGGAGTGGAGACCCCGCTCCCGGCCTCTCGCCGTCCTGCGGGCACGTCGGCGGCCACCCGCCTGCCCACCGCGCCCACTCCGTGCGACCCCGCCCCGCCCGCGCCCCACCCCCGATGCCGCCCACCGTGTTCCGCCCGCCGCCCGCCGCCCGCCGCTGCCGCCCGCCGCTGCCGCCCGCCGCTGCCGCCCGCCGCTGCCGCCCGCCAACCACCGCCCGCCCGTTAGCCGCCCACGCGCCGCCCGTTCCCCCGCGCCGTTCGCCCCCCGCCGCCCCCCGCGCCTCGTCCGCGTCCCAACGGCCCGTTCGCCGCGCCGCTCGCCGCCGCCTGCCCGCCGCGCCTCGTCCGCGTCCCAGTGGTCCGTCCGCCGCGCCCCAGCAGCCCACCTGCTCCCCGCGCCCCGCTGCCCGTCCGCCGCCCCGTCTCACTCCCCAACCACCACCCCCCACCCGTGCCCCACATCACCCGCCGGAGCGGAACACCCGCCCCCTTTCCCGCTGTTCACGGGGGTGGAGAACACGCGCTCCGGGGCTCGGTGAAATCCCGAACCGGCGGTGAGAGCCCGCGAACCGCCGCCAGGCGGCCGACCCGGTGGGATTCCGGGGCCGACGGTCACAGTCCGGATGAGAGGTGCGCAGCGGTCCCGCGACCCTGCCATGCCCCGGAACGGGGATGGAGGAGCGGTGCACGTCCTGCTGGAGCACGGTTTCACGCTGTTCGGG encodes:
- a CDS encoding mechanosensitive ion channel family protein gives rise to the protein MGSEITSGLGQAWALVATFVPKLLGFLLVLAVGWFIAKALSRGAGFLLRRLGFERLVERAGMRRVVAQSPIDASGLIVRLVYYFVLLMSLQLAFSVFGAENAVSALLTDVIAYLPRIVVALVLVLVASAIGRALRTMITGAIGPRSYTKLLGGAAQGFIVALGAIAALNQLGIAVAVTMPVLIAVLATAAGVIIVGVGGGLVRPMQQRWETALQRMQQETAILTPQPRQSQEQRTSPQERAGHDRAGAGQSGAGQSGAMTSGAAQQEPVTAGIRQRGGAADAPTPPSGIPRPGTENI
- a CDS encoding PucR family transcriptional regulator, with the translated sequence MTRPEGPPLSTATLRNLERASGDLASSTVAEMERRLPWFRRMPADQRASVLLLIQNGVAGFVSWLQDQQPAVRLTAEAFRSAPKDISRWVSLRQTVELVRIALELFEQRLPVLAADDAEHAHLTGAVLRYGREIAFSAATSYAAAAEARGAWDARLEALVVDGVVRGDAEESLLSRASALGWEPGAPATVLVGNPPSDDPQQVIYEVRSRAARSGRQVLLSVQGSRLVLVLGGDTEADDVLGRMAQAFGDGAVVAGPTMPSIAEAHRSAADALSGLRAVVGWPAAPRPVRSLDLLPERALAGDPEAEWQLVDRITRPLEEAGGALLETVDTFLEVGGVLEACARKLFVHPNTVRYRLRRATELTGRNANDPRDALVLRIALSVGRLARARGLW